From Pyrenophora tritici-repentis strain M4 chromosome 1, whole genome shotgun sequence, the proteins below share one genomic window:
- a CDS encoding DUF1421 domain containing protein — translation MTDSDYHHHAHEKKPLTFFASPLASDEHLDDAMQHQPSSLFVANLTTFTSLKEINDSASLRAYIGFFALLWLTWYSNSLYHVRFTADCIFERIAKALHFGVMIGFAVVGPAWEPGKPSYSLQKYQVLSFILMVSRLVLAAQYDMTLYFVRRYKDTILPLGLVVASTLTAAVLYGGITAALPAEQCDVVREVCEGIIVICKAVSKLVKIGSYFDSRVTGQIVAGQIVAGQIVAGVVIIDLLYMLYFDRMHEDHFGTIKQQIWASLHFFLHIMLVLVLQGISYLIMWVVALLRLDRLDTRFRTIEAASVAFSYPNGTDFANTLRKNIDTYLWNTVPKGVDASKALGVWNASLTTLAQGYDGMLHDRKNMSAVAVMKQSLNIAESMAIQTMFDSLGVSVPKDEAGYADVVPDKAKALDKMDLLKKYEKRFELAFDYVFLSAGLALTFIAYIAFLSLQQERRHLCEYLRLLVMLVTGFTICLICLVTTNKKEQKVYMESAWMLPTICILFFLCVVARHIRRPKWMKREKAE, via the exons ATGACAGACTCCGATTACCACCACCATGCACACGAGAAGAAGCCTTTGACCTTCTTCGCCTCCCCACTTGCCAGCGACGAGCATCTCGATGACGCCATGCAGCACCAACCTTCCTCCC TCTTCGTCGCAAACCTCACAACATTCACCTCCCTCAAAGAAATAAACGACTCCGCCTCCCTCCGCGCCTACATCGGTTTCTTCGCCCTCCTCTGGCTAACCTGGTACTCAAACTCCCTCTACCACGTACGTTTCACCGCCGACTGCATCTTCGAGCGGATAGCAAAAGCGCTTCACTTCGGCGTCATGATTGGTTTCGCCGTTGTGGGACCTGCATGGGAACCTGGGAAACCGTCGTATTCGCTCCAGAAATACCAGGTTTTGTCCTTCATACTTATGGTTAGTAGATTGGTTCTTGCGGCCCAGTATGATATGACGCTTTACTTTGTACGCCGGTATAAAGATACGATATTGCCGTTGGGTCTGGTGGTTGCGAGTACGCTGACGGCGGCGGTGCTGTATGGGGGCATTACGGCGGCGTTGCCAGCGGAACAGTGCGATGTTGTAAGAGAGGTGT GCGAGGGGATTATTGTCATCTGCAAGGCTGTGTCAAAATTGGTCAAGATTGGGAGTTATTTTGATAGTAGGGTTACGGGACAGATTGTTGCGGGACAGATTGTTGCGGGACAGATTGTTGCGGGTGTGGTTATTATTG ACCTCCTTTACATGCTCTACTTTGACCGCATGCACGAAGACCACTTCGGCACCATAAAACAGCAAATCTGGGCCTCCCTCCACTTTTTCCTCCACATCATGCTTGTGCTCGTGCTACAAGGCATATCCTACCTAATAATGTGGGTTGTCGCCCTCCTGCGTCTGGACCGCCTCGACACCCGCTTCCGCACCATCGAAGCTGCCTCCGTCGCCTTCTCCTACCCCAACGGCACCGACTTCGCTAACACGCTCCGCAAAAACATCGATACCTATCTCTGGAACACTGTTCCCAAGGGAGTTGACGCAAGTAAAGCCCTGGGGGTCTGGAATGCCAGTTTAACAACCCTGGCGCAGGGGTATGATGGTATGTTGCACGATAGAAAGAATATGAGTGCGGTGGCAGTCATGAAGCAGAGTTTGAATATAGCGGAGAGTATGGCGATTCAGACTATGTTTGATAGTTTGGGTGTGTCTGTGCCGAAGGATGAGGCGGGGTATGCGGACGTTGTACCGGATAAAGCGAAGGCGCTTGATAAGATGGACCTTCTGAAGAAGTATGAGAAGAGGTTTGAATTGGCGTTTGATTATGTTTTTCTTTCG GCTGGCCTTGCTCTTACTTTCATAGCATATATCGCGTTCCTCTCTCTACAACAGGAAAGACGCCATCTGTGTGAGTACCTTCGCCTCCTTGTCATGCTCGTCACTGGCTTCACTATTTGCCTCATCTGTCTCGTCACCACAAACAAGAAAGAGCAAAAGGTGTACATGGAGAGTGCGTGGATGCTGCCGACAATTTGTATCTTGTTCTTTCTTTGTGTGGTGGCGAGGCATATAAGGAGGCCGAAGTGGATGAAGAGGGAGAAGGCGGAGTAG
- a CDS encoding Granulin domain containing protein, translating to MQIQAIVLALVATTYATSCYKHQEKFLPSHAEVHAGGTTTEDWSYCPDENGCCSDGKTFYRCKNLVVPALFLLPGLLARAVSSGQKVRIVGDM from the exons ATGCAGATTCAAGCAATCGTACTCGCCTTGGTCGCCACGACCTACGCTACG TCATGCTACAAGCACCAGGAAAAGTTCCTCCCGAGCCACGCCGAAGTGCATGCTGGCGGTACCACAACCGAAGACTGGTCGTACTGCCCAGACGAAAACGGATGTTGCTCGGATGGTAAGACGTTTTACCGCTGCAAGAAC CTGGTAGTTCCTGCACTATTTTTGCTACCGGGTCTTCTTGCTAGGGCTGTGTCAAGTGGACAAAAAGTTCGCATTGTTGGAGACATGTAG